From Candidatus Thermokryptus mobilis, the proteins below share one genomic window:
- a CDS encoding radical SAM protein, with translation MFIPSYVKLYESGELKRRVQILEKMLESCNICPHNCGVNRLNGEIARCYSGYKPIVSAYVPHFGEEPLLVGVNGAGNIFFGNCNLRCVYCQNYQISQNWKVEIKNEVTIERLAEIMLELQDMGCHNIGLVSPTHFVPQIVKALYIAVENGLRLPLVYNTNAYDSVEVLKLLDGIVDIYLPDIKYSNNENAWRYSKVRDYVKYSRLAIKEMWRQVGSELLIEDGILKRGLIIRHLILPNDIAGSEDSLRWIAEELGTDVTLSVMAQYYPTNKAFNYPLISRRIMFSEYAAVIELLDKFGFENGWIQEFEESPDFYRPDFSDREEPFKDRVKFRQTTG, from the coding sequence ATGTTCATCCCGTCATATGTTAAGTTGTATGAGTCGGGCGAATTAAAAAGGCGGGTTCAAATCCTTGAAAAAATGCTTGAGAGTTGTAATATATGTCCGCATAATTGTGGCGTCAATAGATTAAATGGTGAGATAGCAAGATGTTATTCGGGCTATAAACCGATCGTTTCTGCTTATGTTCCACATTTTGGTGAAGAGCCATTGCTCGTTGGTGTTAATGGAGCTGGGAATATATTTTTTGGGAATTGCAACTTAAGATGCGTTTATTGTCAAAATTATCAAATAAGTCAGAATTGGAAAGTTGAGATAAAAAATGAGGTTACAATAGAACGGCTTGCTGAGATAATGCTTGAACTTCAGGATATGGGTTGTCATAATATAGGGCTCGTTTCACCAACGCACTTTGTCCCCCAGATTGTGAAAGCGCTTTATATTGCAGTTGAAAATGGATTGAGGTTGCCTCTTGTTTACAATACAAACGCCTATGATTCTGTTGAGGTTTTGAAGCTTCTTGACGGTATAGTTGACATTTACCTTCCAGATATAAAGTATAGCAATAATGAGAATGCGTGGAGATATTCAAAGGTAAGGGACTATGTTAAGTATTCACGGCTTGCGATTAAAGAGATGTGGAGGCAAGTTGGGTCAGAACTTTTGATAGAGGATGGGATTTTGAAACGAGGTTTAATAATAAGGCACTTAATTTTACCCAATGATATTGCTGGAAGCGAAGATTCACTTCGTTGGATAGCTGAAGAACTTGGAACGGATGTCACTTTAAGTGTAATGGCACAGTATTATCCAACGAACAAGGCGTTTAACTATCCATTGATATCAAGGCGGATAATGTTCAGCGAATATGCTGCGGTGATTGAATTACTTGATAAGTTTGGTTTTGAAAACGGTTGGATACAAGAATTTGAGGAGTCGCCGGATTTTTATCGTCCTGATTTTTCCGATCGCGAAGAGCCGTTTAAGGACAGGGTAAAATTTAGACAGACGACAGGCTGA
- the glnD gene encoding [protein-PII] uridylyltransferase, with the protein MEIDFYEIELLQKQGKSAFETTKILTLTLDSMIKPIYEGLKIPSSALIALGGYGRIELCPRSDIDLMLLVEGKNEETEDLAVKFFRQIWGLNVNIGHSFRTIDECLELFGSDFESWASLLESRFVCGDRNLFEDFKRRIMEKTLSDKNGAFVRWIVNSNRLRHEKYGNTIKLLEPNIKKSAGGLRDVHTLLWILKGTDPDFWTLPGESSACKEMFELMYHKGMINRQKFSSIVEAFEFLLKTRIELHLNGAGDVLDFNIQEKIANSFGYADENAGRKSVEVFMRDYYLRAREIYMLNKFFISEIENSGLKGHKKIKKIDDVFSIRDDKRLILNSEQRKLTPVDVFNALLYRCRDNVDFSDELKQEMIALIDHLDFSNNREVDKIFIDILNCEGYVAETLELMHELGILGKYIPEFGALTCLPQHSVYHYFTVDEHTLRAIKNAQELKRSESSLGEIFRGLRRKDVLYLAILFHDIGKAVKVEEHSKIGAEIARAFLRRINFDAVEDVCFLVKNHLLFEQTAFRRNFNDPETLFSFASNFENAEQLDLLYILTYADLSAVNPSVWTTWKAQLIDELYQLARLVIERNLDIEGIRDFIEEMASQRIRSVIESLSGKISREIVENHFENLIEGDSYSSVFTSEEIENHIRKISEAGEKSVDVIFEIKDGYTEITVITKDAPFVLASICGVLSVNDANIFDAKIFTRRDGIVIDKFRVFDYVSGAELSKEQMKKIENDLNDLFNGKINLDELFVRHRRRWKRKIERTRKDVKIAVEFEDSKDFTIIDVFAPDSLGFLYMVSRKMSELGLNIYFAKISTRVDGIVDSFYVLDLEGRKIEDEKFREKVRSEILSVIYELNNLKLTSE; encoded by the coding sequence ATGGAGATAGATTTTTATGAAATAGAACTTTTACAGAAGCAAGGAAAGAGCGCTTTTGAAACCACGAAGATTTTAACGCTCACGCTTGACTCAATGATAAAACCAATTTACGAGGGTTTAAAAATTCCCTCCTCTGCTTTGATTGCGCTTGGCGGATATGGAAGGATTGAGCTTTGTCCAAGATCTGATATTGATTTGATGCTCCTTGTTGAAGGAAAGAATGAAGAAACGGAAGATTTAGCTGTTAAATTTTTCCGACAGATTTGGGGGCTCAATGTAAATATCGGGCATAGTTTCAGAACAATTGATGAATGCCTTGAACTTTTCGGCTCGGATTTTGAATCGTGGGCATCGTTGCTTGAGTCAAGGTTTGTGTGTGGCGATAGGAATCTATTTGAAGATTTCAAAAGGCGGATAATGGAAAAAACATTGAGCGATAAAAATGGGGCATTTGTCAGATGGATTGTAAATAGCAACCGCTTAAGGCATGAAAAGTATGGGAATACGATAAAACTTCTTGAGCCTAACATTAAGAAGAGCGCTGGTGGTTTGAGGGATGTTCATACTTTACTTTGGATTTTGAAAGGCACCGACCCCGACTTCTGGACTCTACCTGGGGAGAGCTCAGCTTGTAAAGAGATGTTTGAGTTGATGTATCACAAGGGGATGATAAATCGGCAGAAATTTTCATCTATAGTTGAGGCGTTTGAGTTTTTGCTTAAGACCCGAATTGAACTTCATTTGAATGGAGCTGGAGATGTTTTGGATTTTAACATTCAGGAAAAAATTGCGAATTCGTTTGGATATGCAGATGAAAACGCCGGGCGAAAAAGTGTTGAAGTTTTCATGCGTGATTATTATCTGCGAGCAAGGGAAATTTATATGCTGAATAAATTTTTCATCTCGGAGATTGAGAACAGCGGACTTAAAGGACATAAGAAAATCAAAAAGATAGACGATGTTTTTTCAATTCGTGATGATAAAAGGCTGATATTAAATTCGGAACAGAGAAAATTAACACCAGTTGATGTTTTCAATGCCTTACTCTATAGGTGCAGGGATAATGTTGATTTTAGCGATGAGTTAAAGCAAGAAATGATCGCATTAATTGATCATCTTGATTTTTCAAACAATCGGGAGGTTGATAAAATTTTCATAGATATTTTGAATTGCGAAGGTTATGTTGCGGAGACGCTTGAATTGATGCATGAGCTTGGAATACTTGGCAAATACATACCTGAATTTGGGGCGTTAACTTGTTTGCCACAGCATAGCGTTTATCATTATTTTACGGTTGATGAGCACACTTTAAGGGCTATCAAAAACGCTCAGGAGCTAAAAAGGAGCGAATCATCGCTCGGTGAAATCTTTAGGGGTTTGAGAAGGAAAGATGTTCTTTACCTTGCGATATTGTTTCACGATATCGGAAAAGCGGTTAAGGTTGAAGAGCATTCAAAGATCGGGGCTGAAATCGCTCGTGCATTTTTAAGGCGTATAAATTTTGATGCCGTTGAAGATGTCTGTTTCCTTGTTAAAAATCACCTTTTGTTTGAGCAAACAGCTTTTCGCAGAAACTTCAACGACCCAGAAACCCTATTTTCTTTCGCATCAAACTTTGAAAACGCCGAACAGCTTGATTTGCTTTACATTTTAACTTACGCAGACCTTTCCGCTGTTAATCCGAGCGTTTGGACAACCTGGAAGGCACAATTAATTGACGAGCTTTATCAATTGGCGAGGTTGGTAATTGAGAGAAATCTTGACATTGAAGGAATCCGTGATTTTATTGAGGAGATGGCGAGTCAGAGAATTCGGAGTGTTATTGAATCGTTGTCAGGGAAGATATCAAGGGAAATTGTTGAGAATCATTTTGAAAATTTGATTGAGGGTGATTCTTATTCAAGCGTTTTCACGAGCGAAGAGATAGAAAATCACATAAGGAAAATTTCCGAAGCAGGGGAGAAAAGTGTGGATGTAATTTTTGAGATTAAAGATGGATACACCGAGATAACCGTTATAACCAAGGATGCTCCTTTTGTCTTGGCGAGCATTTGTGGTGTTTTATCCGTAAATGATGCAAATATATTTGATGCGAAAATCTTCACGCGTAGGGATGGGATAGTAATTGACAAGTTCAGGGTGTTTGACTATGTTTCAGGAGCTGAGCTTTCAAAGGAACAGATGAAGAAAATTGAAAATGATTTGAACGATCTTTTCAACGGAAAGATAAATCTTGATGAACTTTTTGTAAGACACAGGAGAAGGTGGAAACGCAAGATTGAAAGGACGAGGAAGGATGTTAAGATTGCGGTTGAATTTGAGGATTCAAAGGATTTCACAATAATTGATGTTTTCGCTCCTGACTCGCTCGGTTTCCTCTATATGGTCTCGAGGAAGATGTCGGAACTTGGCTTGAACATATATTTTGCGAAAATTTCCACCCGTGTTGATGGGATAGTTGACTCTTTCTATGTCCTTGATTTAGAAGGAAGAAAAATTGAGGACGAAAAATTCAGGGAAAAGGTAAGAAGCGAGATTTTAAGTGTAATTTATGAACTTAACAATTTAAAATTAACATCGGAGTGA
- a CDS encoding Rieske (2Fe-2S) protein has translation MPKEIKLCKITDVKRAKSFKIEDFEIALVNLNSNFFAISNICPHQHTRIVNGSEAIIEGENIICPMHGWTFEIKTGKPIYGSGRLKTFEVNIKNNEIWIKLDDGQD, from the coding sequence ATGCCAAAAGAAATTAAACTTTGCAAAATTACAGATGTAAAGAGGGCAAAATCTTTCAAAATAGAGGATTTTGAAATTGCTCTTGTAAATTTAAACTCAAATTTCTTTGCCATCTCAAATATCTGTCCACACCAACATACACGAATCGTCAACGGCTCGGAAGCAATAATTGAAGGTGAAAATATAATTTGCCCGATGCACGGTTGGACCTTTGAAATAAAAACTGGGAAACCAATCTATGGCTCGGGAAGATTGAAAACCTTTGAAGTCAACATCAAAAACAACGAAATATGGATAAAACTTGATGATGGACAGGATTGA